The following are encoded in a window of Brevibacillus sp. DP1.3A genomic DNA:
- a CDS encoding heterocycloanthracin/sonorensin family bacteriocin, whose protein sequence is MDDFKKELKKLKASEIKSDKVQRWDKEKMNEATLVRGRCGGCGRCGGCSRCSRCSCSRCSRCSCSCSCSCVCSCSCSCSCSCSCSCSCSCFFPCFVIFDND, encoded by the coding sequence ATGGATGATTTCAAAAAAGAGCTAAAAAAACTAAAGGCATCTGAAATAAAATCGGATAAAGTACAGCGTTGGGACAAAGAAAAAATGAATGAAGCTACGCTCGTTCGCGGACGGTGTGGCGGATGTGGAAGATGCGGTGGCTGCAGTAGATGCAGTAGATGCAGTTGTAGTCGTTGTAGTCGTTGCAGTTGCTCTTGCTCCTGTTCTTGCGTCTGTAGCTGTTCATGCAGTTGCTCTTGCAGTTGCAGTTGCTCTTGCAGTTGCTCTTGCTTCTTTCCATGCTTTGTCATATTTGATAACGATTAA
- the cyoE gene encoding heme o synthase — MQREESVATRNRPMSNILAQTVKTGIIKSNLITMFAGLTLALYTYHFSLLDKLPEILFATIGSILIMGAAGAFNNVYDRDIDSVMERTKNRPTVTGDISTKTVLWLASLMTIIGLVALVLASPLAAIMGFLGLFFYVVPYTMWTKRRTVYNTEVGSISGAMPPLIGWAAIHPDITHPAILGLFIIMVIWQMPHFYAIAIRKHDEYKAAGVPMLPVVKGARRTYIQTNVYLVILIASSFLFWSLSAGLTFMALLLNILWLVLSVFGYRKMDSQKWSKTMFIYSLIHMTVLFSTVIIYSLMGIIFKLYQ; from the coding sequence ATGCAGAGGGAAGAAAGCGTTGCAACGCGGAATCGGCCTATGTCCAATATTTTGGCGCAAACGGTTAAGACGGGGATTATCAAATCGAATCTGATTACGATGTTTGCCGGATTAACATTGGCTTTATATACGTATCACTTCAGTCTATTAGATAAGCTGCCAGAAATCTTATTTGCTACAATCGGCTCTATTTTAATCATGGGCGCAGCGGGTGCTTTTAATAACGTGTATGATCGCGATATCGATTCTGTCATGGAGAGGACGAAGAACAGACCTACGGTGACAGGAGACATATCAACGAAGACAGTTTTATGGTTAGCATCCCTAATGACGATTATTGGCTTGGTGGCTCTCGTCTTGGCATCACCGTTGGCTGCTATTATGGGTTTTCTCGGACTGTTTTTTTATGTCGTGCCTTATACGATGTGGACCAAAAGAAGAACGGTTTACAATACGGAGGTAGGAAGTATTTCTGGCGCAATGCCGCCACTTATCGGTTGGGCTGCGATTCATCCAGATATCACGCATCCTGCGATCCTTGGTCTCTTTATCATCATGGTCATTTGGCAAATGCCTCACTTCTATGCGATTGCGATTCGCAAGCATGATGAGTACAAGGCGGCTGGGGTTCCTATGTTGCCCGTGGTCAAAGGTGCAAGACGTACCTACATTCAAACAAATGTTTATTTGGTTATATTAATTGCTAGCAGTTTTCTATTTTGGTCATTAAGTGCTGGTCTTACGTTTATGGCCCTGCTCCTGAATATTTTATGGCTGGTTCTGAGTGTTTTTGGATACCGGAAAATGGATTCACAGAAATGGTCGAAAACGATGTTTATTTATTCGCTGATTCATATGACGGTGCTGTTCTCGACGGTGATTATTTACTCACTCATGGGCATTATCTTCAAACTGTATCAGTGA
- a CDS encoding TetR/AcrR family transcriptional regulator has translation MNRRRLTQAERKQETRQLLIDAAIETFAQLGFHGASVDKIADHAGFTKGAVYAHFQSKEDLFLAILEGQMQLHVSNIHLVIDHQPSLSHFIEAMDAYFMSVQQQNRTWNMLNLEFLLYAMREESVRKRWSNMIIESVQHLSKAIQTLMPKESGLTLSADEMAWTILALENGMSIFYYISGDQVPQSLYGKALQNMISSK, from the coding sequence ATGAACAGACGCAGATTAACCCAAGCAGAGCGTAAACAGGAAACACGGCAATTGCTCATTGACGCAGCCATTGAGACCTTTGCTCAGTTAGGCTTCCACGGGGCTTCCGTTGATAAAATCGCAGACCATGCTGGATTTACCAAAGGAGCAGTTTATGCTCATTTCCAGTCCAAAGAAGATCTCTTTCTCGCTATTTTGGAAGGTCAGATGCAATTACATGTGTCTAATATCCATCTCGTAATTGATCACCAGCCATCATTATCGCATTTTATAGAAGCCATGGACGCCTATTTTATGTCCGTTCAGCAACAAAATCGTACGTGGAACATGCTAAACCTGGAATTTTTGCTTTACGCCATGCGCGAAGAGTCTGTTCGAAAGCGATGGTCGAACATGATCATAGAGTCGGTACAGCATCTTTCCAAGGCGATACAGACCTTGATGCCAAAAGAAAGTGGCCTTACTCTATCCGCTGATGAAATGGCATGGACGATTCTTGCTCTAGAGAATGGCATGAGCATCTTTTATTACATTAGCGGCGACCAGGTGCCCCAGTCTTTATACGGAAAAGCTTTGCAAAACATGATATCATCAAAATAG
- a CDS encoding sugar MFS transporter → MATFFLIMIYLSFISLGLPDSLLGAAWPVMQAEYGAAFGMAGVINIVIASGTIVSSLMSGALIKRLGTGQITLISCLMTAAALLGFSFAPSIIWLMVLALPLGLGAGSVDAALNHYVATHYQAHHMSWLHCFWGVGATLGPIIMSGFMRDHDLWRNGYLTISLIQFALVVLLALTLPLWKRMENVQSHAVKESQVQPSRGQSEQPLRTKGVKLTLLTFLFYCGAEASVGLWGSSFLVNGKELPAAVAAVWVAMYYGGITVGRFITGFVTFKVSNRVLIRSGLLVSFAGATLLMLPLPTFSSLIGFLLLGLGFAPIYPCMLHDTPERFGKEQTQKLMGYQMAVAYTGATLLPPLLGWLAAQTTVSILPFFTAFYIAFMLYGSERVNRIMKQRAAQSETF, encoded by the coding sequence GTGGCAACATTCTTTTTGATCATGATTTACTTGTCGTTTATCAGCTTGGGCCTTCCTGATTCGTTACTGGGGGCAGCTTGGCCGGTCATGCAAGCAGAATATGGCGCGGCATTTGGTATGGCAGGTGTGATTAACATTGTGATTGCGTCTGGAACGATCGTATCTAGCTTGATGAGTGGTGCATTAATAAAACGATTGGGGACAGGACAGATCACGCTGATTAGCTGTTTGATGACGGCGGCGGCCTTGCTCGGATTTTCTTTTGCCCCTTCGATTATATGGTTGATGGTATTGGCATTGCCGCTGGGACTAGGAGCTGGCTCTGTGGATGCTGCTCTGAATCATTATGTTGCCACGCATTATCAAGCCCATCATATGAGCTGGCTGCATTGCTTCTGGGGTGTGGGTGCTACGCTTGGCCCCATTATTATGTCTGGCTTCATGCGCGATCATGATTTATGGCGGAATGGATACTTGACCATTTCTCTCATTCAATTTGCGTTAGTCGTACTTCTAGCGCTTACACTTCCTTTATGGAAACGAATGGAGAACGTGCAAAGTCATGCTGTCAAAGAGTCACAGGTTCAGCCGTCTCGTGGGCAGAGCGAACAACCGTTACGGACAAAAGGCGTCAAGCTGACTTTGCTAACCTTTCTCTTCTATTGTGGGGCTGAAGCCTCGGTGGGATTATGGGGGAGCAGCTTTTTGGTAAATGGGAAGGAGCTACCTGCGGCTGTAGCGGCGGTGTGGGTAGCCATGTATTACGGTGGCATTACTGTGGGGCGATTTATCACGGGCTTTGTTACCTTCAAAGTGAGCAACCGCGTCCTGATTCGCAGTGGGCTTCTCGTATCATTCGCTGGGGCAACGCTGTTGATGTTGCCATTACCGACCTTCAGTTCGCTAATCGGTTTTCTGTTGCTCGGGTTAGGCTTCGCTCCGATTTATCCCTGTATGCTGCATGATACCCCTGAACGCTTTGGGAAAGAGCAGACACAAAAGCTGATGGGCTATCAGATGGCGGTTGCGTACACGGGTGCCACACTTTTGCCTCCGTTGCTGGGGTGGCTTGCTGCACAGACGACCGTTTCTATTTTACCGTTTTTTACAGCCTTCTACATTGCGTTCATGCTATATGGTTCTGAGAGAGTCAATCGAATCATGAAGCAACGGGCTGCCCAATCAGAAACGTTCTAG
- a CDS encoding SRPBCC domain-containing protein, giving the protein MREYSTIALNMTRNFDVPPEKVFDAWLNQEMMKKWFFTLERTNKVAQNNPQVGGTWEIVDHRDGKDYRAIGEYIEMDRPNKIVFTFQMPQFSDSTDTLIVELKETQQGSEMTFTQNIVVPHEENWTQTDIEKALREYHDGSEHGWNLMFRGLKELVETGKISYQG; this is encoded by the coding sequence ATGAGGGAGTATTCAACGATTGCACTAAACATGACCAGAAATTTTGATGTCCCACCTGAAAAAGTGTTTGATGCATGGCTGAATCAAGAGATGATGAAGAAATGGTTTTTTACATTGGAGCGAACCAATAAAGTGGCACAAAATAACCCCCAAGTTGGGGGAACATGGGAAATTGTTGATCACCGAGACGGGAAAGATTATCGCGCGATCGGAGAGTACATCGAAATGGATCGTCCAAACAAAATCGTCTTTACTTTTCAGATGCCGCAGTTTAGCGATTCTACCGATACCTTAATCGTGGAGCTAAAAGAAACGCAGCAAGGCAGTGAAATGACTTTTACGCAAAACATCGTCGTTCCGCATGAAGAAAATTGGACGCAGACGGATATTGAAAAAGCGTTGAGAGAATACCATGATGGCTCGGAACATGGTTGGAATCTCATGTTTAGGGGACTAAAAGAATTGGTGGAAACAGGAAAAATTAGTTATCAAGGCTAA
- the accC gene encoding acetyl-CoA carboxylase biotin carboxylase subunit, with amino-acid sequence MFTKVLIANRGEIAVRIIRACQELGIRTVAVFSEADREALHVELADEAYCIGPTASKDSYLNMARIMTVALYTKADAIHPGYGFLAENASFTQLCQDCSITFIGPDPEAITKMGDKSVAKATMSQANVPLVPGTDGLIDDIDEALQVAEKIGYPVIVKATAGGGGRGMRVASDADELSKAIRQAQKEAETAFGNAGVYLEKYVEEPRHVEIQIMGDKHGSAVYLGERDCSIQRRHQKLVEEAPSPALHQALREQMGQAAVAAAKAVSYHGAGTVEFLLDKHGQFYFMEMNTRIQVEHPVTEMITGIDLIKEQISVAAGNPLSFSQEDVKINGWAIECRINAENPAKNFMPSPGKVINYLPPGGYGVRVDSAVYPGYEISPFYDSMVAKLIVWGTDRNEALARMKRALGEFVIEGVHTTVPFHEKLMEHPDFVAGNFATNFLEKHTLEL; translated from the coding sequence ATGTTTACGAAAGTATTGATTGCCAATCGCGGCGAAATCGCGGTCCGCATTATTCGCGCTTGTCAGGAACTAGGGATACGTACAGTCGCTGTCTTTTCTGAGGCGGACCGGGAAGCATTGCATGTAGAATTGGCGGATGAAGCGTATTGCATCGGACCTACGGCGTCCAAGGACAGTTATTTGAACATGGCACGGATTATGACAGTCGCTCTTTATACGAAGGCAGACGCTATCCATCCGGGCTATGGCTTCTTGGCGGAAAACGCTTCGTTCACCCAGCTTTGCCAAGATTGCTCGATTACCTTTATCGGTCCCGATCCTGAAGCGATCACAAAAATGGGTGACAAATCCGTAGCAAAAGCAACGATGAGTCAAGCGAATGTTCCCTTAGTTCCGGGCACAGACGGCTTGATTGATGACATCGATGAGGCATTGCAGGTGGCGGAGAAAATCGGCTATCCCGTCATCGTAAAAGCAACGGCTGGAGGCGGCGGCAGAGGCATGCGTGTCGCTTCTGACGCCGATGAGTTGTCTAAGGCGATTCGGCAAGCCCAGAAAGAAGCGGAGACGGCATTCGGAAACGCTGGCGTGTACTTGGAAAAATACGTGGAAGAGCCACGGCATGTGGAGATTCAAATCATGGGCGATAAGCACGGCAGCGCTGTGTACCTGGGAGAGCGGGATTGCTCCATCCAACGTCGTCATCAAAAGCTGGTAGAGGAGGCGCCATCTCCGGCGCTGCATCAAGCGCTACGCGAGCAAATGGGGCAAGCTGCGGTGGCGGCAGCCAAAGCGGTTTCGTACCACGGAGCGGGTACCGTTGAATTTTTGTTAGACAAGCATGGCCAATTTTACTTCATGGAAATGAATACACGGATTCAGGTAGAGCATCCCGTGACAGAGATGATTACAGGGATCGACTTGATTAAAGAACAAATATCTGTCGCAGCAGGAAATCCGTTATCCTTCTCACAAGAAGACGTGAAAATTAACGGATGGGCGATCGAATGCCGAATCAATGCGGAGAATCCTGCGAAAAACTTTATGCCATCACCTGGGAAGGTCATCAATTACTTGCCGCCTGGCGGTTACGGTGTGCGTGTGGACAGTGCAGTTTATCCTGGCTACGAAATCTCTCCTTTCTATGATTCGATGGTAGCCAAGCTGATCGTTTGGGGAACAGATCGAAACGAAGCATTGGCTCGTATGAAGCGGGCGCTAGGTGAGTTTGTCATCGAGGGCGTGCATACGACGGTTCCCTTCCATGAGAAGCTGATGGAGCACCCTGACTTTGTCGCAGGTAATTTCGCTACGAACTTCTTGGAGAAACATACGCTGGAATTGTAA
- a CDS encoding biotin/lipoyl-containing protein yields MKLHELREFIKLVNQSSIEELEWEKGKTRIVIKKSAPVEVVAVNAPVQVGEVEHGYQEAAATAESVNVVAEVPKEVTQQVMSPGVGLFYAEVTVGQTVQVGEKVGRCTADALQLSADITSPVSGIVTEILVVDGQFVDYGKALLVVKTK; encoded by the coding sequence ATGAAGCTGCATGAACTGCGTGAATTCATCAAGCTGGTGAATCAGTCTTCCATTGAGGAGCTGGAATGGGAGAAGGGCAAGACCCGCATCGTGATCAAAAAAAGCGCACCAGTTGAAGTCGTGGCTGTGAATGCGCCTGTACAGGTGGGCGAAGTGGAGCATGGCTATCAGGAGGCAGCCGCCACTGCTGAGTCCGTCAATGTCGTTGCTGAGGTGCCAAAGGAAGTGACACAGCAAGTCATGTCTCCGGGAGTAGGACTGTTCTATGCGGAAGTGACAGTAGGGCAGACTGTTCAAGTAGGCGAAAAAGTTGGACGCTGCACGGCTGATGCTCTTCAGCTTTCTGCCGACATTACATCCCCTGTTAGCGGCATCGTCACGGAAATTCTCGTCGTGGATGGTCAATTTGTCGATTACGGAAAAGCATTGCTCGTTGTCAAAACTAAGTAG
- a CDS encoding acyl-CoA carboxylase subunit beta, which produces MVALMSNNMYKKIDELMERKYKIQLGGGDARIDAQHNRGKLTARERIELLLDPDTFMELNPFVEHRATHFGLDQMEAPGEGVVTGYGKINGRPVYLFAQDFTVFGGALGEMHAMKIAKVMDLAAKNGAPFIGLNDSGGARIQEGVSSLDGYGTIFYRNAIYSGVIPQISVILGPCAGGAVYSPAITDFVFMVEKTSQMFITGPKVIETVTGEKISAEDLGGAKVHSTVSGNAHFTAETEQEVLEGVRRLLSFLPQNNRDRAPVIKAEENNGWQEELLELVPAESTKVYDVRKVIEKIVDHGDFMEVQPNFARNIVIGLARIDGHSVGIIANQPKVMAGGLDIHSSDKLARFIRFCDCFNIPLLTFEDVSGFFPGINQEHGGIIRHGAKILYAYSEATVPKITVILRKAYGGAYVALNSKSIGADVVYAWPNAEIAVMGPEGAANVIFAKEIDQSEDPAATRAEKIALYREKFANPYVAASLGMVDDVIDPRETRQKVAQALEMLRNKQEDRPYKKHGNIPL; this is translated from the coding sequence ATGGTGGCCCTTATGAGCAACAATATGTACAAAAAAATTGATGAATTGATGGAACGTAAATATAAAATCCAGCTTGGTGGCGGAGATGCTCGTATCGATGCACAACATAACCGCGGCAAGTTGACTGCACGTGAGCGGATCGAGCTTCTGCTTGACCCAGACACCTTTATGGAGCTGAACCCGTTTGTTGAGCATCGTGCAACACATTTTGGTCTCGACCAGATGGAGGCACCGGGCGAAGGTGTCGTGACGGGCTACGGAAAAATCAACGGTCGTCCCGTCTATTTGTTCGCGCAGGATTTCACGGTATTTGGCGGTGCTCTGGGTGAGATGCACGCGATGAAAATCGCCAAGGTGATGGACCTGGCAGCGAAAAACGGCGCTCCCTTTATCGGTCTGAACGACTCTGGCGGCGCACGCATTCAAGAAGGGGTAAGCTCGCTGGATGGCTACGGCACGATTTTTTACCGCAATGCTATTTACTCTGGTGTAATTCCGCAAATCTCTGTCATCCTCGGTCCGTGTGCGGGAGGAGCCGTTTACTCTCCAGCGATTACGGATTTCGTGTTCATGGTTGAGAAGACGAGTCAAATGTTCATCACAGGTCCAAAAGTGATCGAAACCGTTACCGGTGAAAAAATATCCGCGGAAGATCTAGGCGGAGCCAAAGTCCATTCGACGGTGAGCGGCAATGCCCATTTTACGGCAGAAACCGAACAGGAAGTATTGGAAGGAGTGCGGAGGCTACTCAGCTTCCTGCCACAAAACAATCGTGATCGCGCACCTGTGATAAAAGCAGAAGAGAATAATGGATGGCAAGAAGAGCTTCTGGAGCTCGTACCTGCTGAAAGCACCAAAGTATACGATGTGCGCAAGGTCATCGAAAAAATCGTGGATCACGGCGATTTCATGGAAGTTCAGCCGAACTTTGCCCGCAACATCGTTATCGGTCTGGCGCGTATCGATGGACACAGTGTAGGCATTATCGCCAACCAGCCGAAGGTCATGGCAGGCGGACTGGACATTCATTCATCGGATAAGCTGGCACGGTTCATCCGTTTCTGCGACTGCTTTAACATTCCGCTGCTGACTTTTGAAGATGTCTCTGGCTTTTTCCCGGGAATCAATCAGGAGCACGGAGGGATTATCCGTCATGGGGCGAAAATCTTGTATGCATACTCAGAAGCAACGGTTCCCAAAATCACCGTGATTCTGCGCAAAGCATACGGAGGGGCTTATGTGGCGCTCAACTCCAAGTCCATTGGAGCAGATGTCGTATATGCATGGCCGAATGCAGAAATCGCCGTCATGGGTCCCGAGGGGGCAGCCAACGTCATTTTTGCAAAAGAAATCGATCAAAGTGAGGACCCGGCTGCGACTCGCGCAGAGAAAATTGCCCTCTACCGAGAAAAGTTCGCCAATCCATATGTCGCGGCAAGTCTCGGCATGGTGGATGATGTCATCGATCCGCGCGAAACCCGCCAAAAGGTGGCGCAAGCCTTGGAAATGCTCAGAAACAAACAGGAAGATCGTCCGTACAAAAAGCACGGGAATATCCCACTTTAA
- the meaB gene encoding methylmalonyl Co-A mutase-associated GTPase MeaB, with protein sequence MTGGKADKNFLNVSSKARLPRLSVEQYITGVRENNRTVLAQAITLVESNAPAHMDMAQEVIKQLLPHTGQSVRIGISGVPGAGKSTFIEAFGSMLCEKGHRVAVLAVDPSSTVTRGSILGDKTRMELLSRNPQAFIRPSATGGTLGGVNRKTRETMLICEAAGYDVILVETVGVGQSETTVRSMVDFFLLLMLTGAGDELQGIKKGIMEIADALLINKADGENRTRALIAKGEYNRVLHYLQPATTGWETKAYMCSSLTGEGIEDIWEVIGQFRETTIQSGGFESRRKAQLLDWMHSMAQDYLRATFFGNQQVAELLPAIEGAVASGEISPTSAVQQLVAIYENAIMKKE encoded by the coding sequence ATGACCGGGGGCAAGGCTGACAAGAATTTCTTGAACGTTTCCTCCAAGGCGCGCCTCCCACGCTTATCGGTGGAGCAATACATCACAGGTGTACGGGAAAATAACCGAACCGTTTTGGCGCAGGCAATCACGCTGGTCGAGAGCAATGCTCCCGCTCATATGGATATGGCTCAAGAGGTGATCAAACAGCTTCTTCCTCATACAGGTCAATCCGTACGCATAGGGATATCCGGTGTGCCAGGTGCGGGCAAGAGCACGTTCATTGAAGCATTCGGCAGTATGCTTTGTGAAAAAGGTCATCGAGTCGCTGTTTTGGCCGTTGATCCGAGTAGTACGGTTACTCGCGGGAGCATTCTCGGCGATAAGACGCGGATGGAGCTCTTGTCACGCAATCCACAGGCGTTCATCCGACCTTCTGCCACGGGTGGCACACTAGGCGGAGTCAATCGGAAGACGCGGGAAACGATGCTGATCTGTGAGGCAGCAGGCTATGATGTGATTTTGGTCGAGACGGTTGGAGTCGGACAGAGTGAGACGACAGTCAGGTCCATGGTCGATTTCTTTTTACTGCTGATGCTGACAGGAGCGGGCGATGAACTGCAAGGAATCAAAAAAGGCATCATGGAAATTGCGGATGCGCTTCTGATCAACAAAGCCGATGGTGAAAACCGCACGCGTGCCTTGATCGCCAAAGGTGAATACAATCGTGTTCTACATTATTTGCAGCCGGCAACCACTGGCTGGGAGACGAAGGCATACATGTGTTCTTCGCTGACAGGGGAAGGCATTGAAGATATTTGGGAGGTCATCGGTCAATTTCGTGAAACCACCATCCAATCAGGCGGCTTCGAGTCAAGACGCAAAGCGCAGCTACTCGATTGGATGCACAGTATGGCTCAGGACTACTTGCGCGCAACCTTTTTTGGCAATCAGCAAGTAGCCGAGCTGCTTCCTGCCATTGAGGGGGCCGTTGCGAGTGGCGAGATTTCACCGACAAGCGCCGTACAGCAATTAGTGGCGATCTATGAGAATGCGATCATGAAAAAGGAATAG
- the scpA gene encoding methylmalonyl-CoA mutase produces the protein MKRPDFSKMAYQSKRDVSDLFPQLGANPQGKEQMWQTLEQIPVKPLYTMEDVEGMDHLGYMPGLPPYTRGPYPTMYVTQPWTVRQYAGFSTAEESNAFYRRNLAAGQKGLSIAFDLATHRGYDSDHPRVVGDVGKAGVAVDSILDMKILFDGIPLDKMSVSMTMNGAVLPIMAFYIVAAEEQGVSQSELTGTIQNDILKEYMVRNTYIYPPEASMKIISDIFAYTSKHMPKFNSISISGYHLQEAGATADIELAYTLADGLEYVRTGLAAGIDIDAFAPRLSFFWAIGMNYFMEVAKMRAGRLIWANLIKQFHPKNEKSMALRTHSQTSGWSLTEQDPYNNVVRTCIEAMAAALGHTQSLHTNALDEAIALPTDFSARIARNTQLFLQDETEITKVVDPWAGSYYVESLTAQLVEKAWAHIEEVEALGGMAKAIETGLPKMKIEEAAARRQAHIDSAKEAIIGVNKYRLDKEDPLEILEVDNTVVREAQIRRLQELRNNRDEARVQATLQAITECAKTGEGNLLELAIEAARARASLGEISDAYEKVVGRHKAVIRSISGVYSSEYADADEVAAVRKMADEFEQWEGRRPRIMIAKMGQDGHDRGAKVIATAFADLGFDVDIGPLFQTPEETAKQAIENDVHVIGFSSLAAGHKTLLPQLVEELKKLGREDIVVVIGGVIPAQDYAFLREHGAAAIFGPGTVIPVAAQHVLQEIVYRLEAAGQ, from the coding sequence ATGAAGCGACCTGATTTTTCAAAAATGGCTTATCAGTCCAAAAGAGATGTGTCTGATTTGTTTCCCCAACTGGGTGCAAACCCACAAGGAAAGGAGCAAATGTGGCAGACGCTGGAGCAGATCCCTGTAAAACCTCTTTACACAATGGAAGATGTGGAGGGCATGGATCACCTCGGCTACATGCCTGGTTTGCCCCCGTATACGCGCGGACCGTATCCGACGATGTACGTGACACAGCCGTGGACGGTTCGCCAATATGCCGGATTTTCTACGGCGGAAGAGAGTAACGCTTTTTACCGACGGAATTTGGCTGCGGGACAAAAAGGGCTGTCGATTGCCTTCGACCTCGCGACGCATCGCGGCTATGACTCGGATCATCCCCGGGTAGTCGGTGATGTCGGGAAAGCAGGCGTGGCAGTTGACTCCATTCTCGATATGAAAATTTTGTTCGATGGTATCCCTCTCGATAAAATGTCTGTCTCCATGACGATGAACGGAGCCGTTTTGCCTATTATGGCGTTCTATATCGTGGCAGCCGAAGAGCAAGGGGTATCGCAGTCGGAGCTTACCGGAACGATCCAAAATGACATTTTGAAGGAATACATGGTTCGGAATACTTACATTTATCCGCCAGAAGCGTCGATGAAGATCATTTCCGATATTTTTGCCTACACCTCCAAGCACATGCCCAAATTCAACAGTATCAGTATTTCAGGCTACCACTTGCAAGAAGCGGGTGCGACCGCGGATATTGAATTGGCCTACACGTTGGCAGATGGCTTGGAATACGTTCGTACTGGCCTTGCAGCTGGCATCGACATCGATGCGTTTGCGCCACGACTGTCGTTTTTCTGGGCGATTGGCATGAATTACTTCATGGAAGTGGCGAAAATGCGTGCAGGCCGCCTGATTTGGGCCAATCTGATCAAGCAGTTCCATCCGAAAAACGAAAAGTCGATGGCACTGCGGACGCATTCGCAAACGTCCGGATGGAGTTTGACGGAGCAGGACCCGTATAACAACGTGGTGCGGACGTGCATCGAGGCCATGGCCGCGGCTCTGGGGCATACCCAATCTCTTCATACGAACGCACTGGATGAAGCGATTGCGTTGCCGACCGATTTTTCTGCCAGAATCGCGCGAAATACGCAGTTGTTTTTACAGGACGAAACAGAGATAACCAAGGTCGTCGATCCGTGGGCAGGCTCTTATTACGTCGAGTCCTTGACTGCGCAGCTCGTGGAAAAAGCGTGGGCGCACATCGAAGAGGTCGAAGCACTTGGCGGTATGGCAAAAGCAATTGAGACAGGATTGCCGAAAATGAAGATCGAGGAAGCGGCTGCACGCCGTCAGGCACATATCGATTCGGCGAAGGAAGCCATTATTGGCGTGAATAAATACCGTCTGGATAAGGAAGATCCGCTGGAAATCCTCGAAGTCGACAACACAGTTGTCCGCGAAGCGCAAATCAGACGTTTGCAGGAGCTGCGCAATAACCGGGATGAGGCGAGAGTGCAAGCAACGCTACAAGCCATTACGGAATGCGCGAAAACGGGCGAAGGCAATCTGTTGGAGCTGGCCATTGAAGCGGCGCGAGCAAGAGCTTCTTTGGGCGAAATATCGGATGCCTATGAAAAGGTTGTGGGTAGACACAAGGCAGTCATTCGCTCCATTAGCGGCGTCTACAGTTCCGAATACGCAGATGCGGATGAGGTAGCGGCTGTGCGCAAGATGGCAGACGAATTCGAGCAGTGGGAAGGCAGACGTCCCCGTATTATGATCGCGAAAATGGGTCAAGACGGACATGACAGGGGCGCGAAAGTGATTGCCACCGCTTTTGCCGATTTGGGATTTGACGTCGATATCGGTCCATTGTTCCAGACACCTGAGGAAACAGCGAAACAAGCAATAGAAAATGACGTGCACGTGATCGGCTTCAGCTCGCTTGCGGCAGGACATAAAACATTGCTGCCACAACTGGTGGAAGAGCTCAAGAAGCTGGGACGCGAGGATATTGTCGTCGTCATAGGTGGTGTGATACCGGCGCAGGATTACGCCTTTTTGCGAGAGCATGGTGCCGCAGCTATCTTTGGGCCAGGAACAGTCATTCCTGTAGCAGCCCAGCACGTTCTGCAAGAGATCGTGTATCGCCTGGAGGCTGCTGGACAATGA